Proteins from a genomic interval of Undibacterium parvum:
- the nosZ gene encoding TAT-dependent nitrous-oxide reductase — protein MSQDKTAKPEVAPALGRRKFLNTAAIASIGTLVACTEKPSSAGASTAAPASAPAAAGDHSAAANATHLKPGELDTYYGLWSGGHTGDMRVLGLPSGRELHRIPCFVPDALVGWGVTNESKKVMGTKPDGSLKYTVADTHHTHASYKDGNYDGRYAFINDKINSRIARIRLDYFVCDKITELPNVQGFHGIFPDKCDPVDPKINYTTRVFCGGEFAIPMPNTGTDDGTKYRSMFTCVDAESMEVRWQVLIDGNCDLVASSYDGKLAATNQYNTEMGVHYEDMMASERDACLFFNIARIEAAIKAGKFKTIGDSKVPVVDGTHEGNKDPKTALTTYVSVPKNPHGVNASPDGKYFICAGKLSPTTTVIELNKVLDWFEGKLEKIDDAIVAEVELGLGPLHTAFDGRGNAFTTLFLDSQVVKWNVDAAIKFHKGDKASKYVVDRLDVQYQPGHLNASQSETKAADGKYLAVGCKFSKDRFLPVGPLHPENEQFIDISGEKMILLADHPVRGEPHDFIIFKRDLVRPKQVYNLDEFPLATKDPKDSGVVRNGKKVTVRLTSQAPAFSMREFKLKKGDEVTLILTNLDKIEDLTHGFAIPKYNVNFIVNPLETASVSFIADKPGVYWCYCTHFCHALHLEMRTRMIVEA, from the coding sequence ATGAGCCAAGACAAAACTGCAAAACCGGAAGTTGCTCCAGCATTAGGCCGCCGCAAATTCCTCAACACCGCAGCGATTGCCAGCATAGGCACTTTAGTTGCCTGTACTGAAAAACCAAGTAGCGCGGGTGCCTCAACAGCAGCGCCAGCTTCAGCACCGGCAGCCGCTGGTGATCACTCGGCCGCGGCCAATGCCACGCACCTGAAACCGGGCGAACTCGACACTTACTACGGTCTGTGGAGCGGCGGTCATACCGGCGACATGCGCGTATTGGGCCTGCCTTCCGGTCGTGAACTGCATCGCATTCCTTGCTTCGTACCGGATGCACTGGTAGGTTGGGGCGTCACCAACGAATCGAAAAAAGTCATGGGCACCAAGCCTGACGGTAGCCTGAAGTACACCGTCGCTGATACGCATCACACCCATGCCTCCTACAAAGACGGTAACTACGATGGTCGCTACGCCTTTATTAACGACAAGATCAACAGCCGTATCGCGCGTATCCGTTTAGATTATTTTGTCTGCGACAAAATCACCGAACTGCCGAATGTGCAGGGTTTCCACGGTATTTTCCCGGATAAATGCGATCCTGTAGATCCAAAAATCAACTACACCACCCGCGTTTTTTGCGGCGGTGAGTTCGCCATTCCTATGCCAAATACGGGTACAGATGATGGTACAAAATACCGCTCTATGTTCACTTGCGTCGATGCCGAAAGCATGGAAGTACGCTGGCAAGTGCTGATCGACGGTAACTGCGATCTGGTTGCTTCTTCGTATGACGGTAAATTGGCCGCCACCAATCAGTACAACACCGAGATGGGTGTGCACTATGAAGACATGATGGCATCAGAACGCGATGCCTGCCTGTTCTTCAACATCGCACGTATTGAAGCGGCAATTAAGGCCGGTAAATTCAAGACTATCGGTGATTCTAAAGTGCCAGTGGTCGATGGTACCCACGAAGGCAATAAAGATCCTAAGACCGCCTTGACGACTTATGTGTCTGTACCAAAAAATCCGCATGGCGTGAACGCCAGCCCAGACGGCAAGTATTTCATTTGCGCTGGTAAATTATCACCAACCACGACGGTCATTGAACTGAACAAGGTCTTGGATTGGTTCGAAGGTAAACTGGAAAAAATCGACGACGCCATCGTGGCTGAAGTTGAACTGGGTCTGGGTCCTTTGCACACTGCATTTGACGGTCGCGGCAATGCCTTTACTACTTTGTTCCTCGACAGCCAAGTGGTGAAATGGAATGTAGACGCAGCGATCAAATTCCACAAAGGCGATAAAGCCTCTAAATATGTGGTGGATCGCCTTGACGTACAGTATCAGCCTGGTCACTTGAATGCATCGCAATCCGAAACGAAAGCTGCCGATGGTAAATACCTGGCGGTAGGTTGTAAGTTCTCTAAAGACCGCTTCTTACCAGTTGGCCCTTTGCATCCTGAGAATGAACAATTCATCGACATCTCTGGCGAAAAAATGATCTTGCTGGCGGATCACCCGGTACGTGGCGAACCGCATGACTTCATCATTTTCAAACGCGATCTGGTTCGTCCTAAGCAAGTATATAACCTGGACGAATTCCCTTTAGCGACCAAAGATCCTAAAGATTCAGGTGTCGTTCGCAATGGTAAAAAAGTGACGGTAAGACTGACTTCTCAAGCGCCAGCCTTCAGCATGCGCGAGTTTAAATTGAAAAAAGGCGACGAAGTCACCTTGATATTGACTAACCTCGACAAGATTGAAGATTTGACGCACGGTTTTGCTATCCCTAAGTACAACGTCAATTTCATCGTCAATCCTCTGGAAACCGCCTCGGTCAGTTTCATCGCTGATAAACCAGGTGTGTACTGGTGCTATTGCACCCACTTCTGCCACGCATTGCATCTGGAAATGCGCACTCGCATGATCGTGGAAGCCTAA
- a CDS encoding c-type cytochrome, whose translation MKKSSALVLSIFSLALLSACGQKDAATPAASAPTPAPVVAAAPAAPAAAENLVGKATYGKTCSLCHAANVAGAPKPGDKADWAPRIAQGMDMLYKHALEGFTGAKGQMPARGGSTTLSDADVKATVDFMVDQSR comes from the coding sequence ATGAAAAAATCATCCGCTCTGGTATTGAGTATCTTCAGCTTGGCCCTGTTGAGTGCCTGCGGCCAAAAAGACGCAGCGACTCCTGCGGCTTCCGCTCCAACACCGGCTCCGGTAGTTGCCGCCGCACCTGCAGCACCAGCGGCCGCTGAAAACCTGGTTGGCAAAGCCACTTACGGCAAAACCTGCTCGCTGTGCCACGCCGCCAATGTGGCTGGCGCGCCAAAACCGGGCGACAAAGCTGATTGGGCACCGCGTATCGCCCAAGGTATGGATATGCTGTACAAGCATGCGCTGGAAGGCTTCACTGGTGCTAAAGGCCAGATGCCGGCACGCGGTGGTTCGACTACCTTGAGCGATGCCGATGTCAAGGCTACGGTTGATTTCATGGTGGATCAGTCGCGTTAA
- a CDS encoding FAD:protein FMN transferase, with amino-acid sequence MSVVLSDAQFEKQFQARRRRLLMALPVLACGLVVPTVQAKSDIHQASQVLMGTRLDLTLQGSGNLDLAAAAAFSEMARLADMMSRYRSTSVLNAINLAAGLQAVQVPPEMMRVLQMAQQAARSSGGAFDASVGAFKDWSFDAAHPALASAAQIAAQLPLVDSQGLILNHKAGTAYLSRRGMRLDLGGIAKLPILQAGLQTLQAHGVHNAMLNGGGDVLVNGNLNGRPWRVGLRDPRQPEQILGVVALNQGFVAASGDYERYFMHQGKRLHHILDPKTGYPTQGPHGLALVSHDIAAINGLGAAIMVAGVDAGRQRLSHLHQVDAMIVGADQQLWLSSGMQARLGQA; translated from the coding sequence ATGTCTGTTGTTTTGTCTGATGCGCAGTTTGAAAAACAATTTCAAGCGCGCCGCCGTCGCCTGTTGATGGCCTTACCTGTGCTCGCTTGTGGTTTGGTGGTGCCGACTGTGCAAGCCAAGTCGGATATTCATCAGGCCAGCCAAGTCTTGATGGGCACGCGGCTAGATCTGACACTGCAGGGCAGCGGCAATCTAGACTTGGCCGCGGCTGCGGCATTTAGCGAAATGGCGCGGCTGGCCGATATGATGAGCCGCTACCGCAGCACCAGTGTGCTCAACGCCATCAATCTGGCCGCTGGTCTGCAGGCGGTGCAAGTGCCGCCCGAGATGATGCGGGTACTGCAGATGGCGCAACAAGCAGCGCGTAGCAGTGGCGGCGCTTTTGATGCCAGCGTCGGTGCCTTCAAAGACTGGAGTTTTGACGCCGCCCATCCAGCACTAGCCAGCGCAGCACAGATCGCCGCGCAATTGCCGCTGGTGGATTCCCAAGGCCTGATCCTGAATCACAAAGCCGGCACCGCCTATCTGAGCAGACGCGGCATGCGCCTCGATTTAGGTGGCATCGCCAAACTACCGATTTTGCAGGCCGGCCTGCAAACCCTGCAGGCACACGGGGTGCACAATGCCATGCTCAATGGCGGCGGCGATGTGCTGGTCAATGGCAATTTAAACGGACGCCCATGGCGCGTCGGCCTGCGCGATCCGCGCCAGCCTGAACAAATTCTCGGTGTGGTGGCATTGAATCAGGGTTTTGTCGCCGCCTCTGGCGACTATGAACGTTACTTCATGCATCAAGGTAAACGTCTACACCATATTCTCGACCCAAAAACCGGCTACCCAACTCAGGGCCCGCACGGTCTGGCGTTAGTCAGCCATGATATTGCCGCCATCAACGGCCTCGGTGCTGCCATCATGGTGGCAGGCGTAGACGCCGGACGCCAGCGCCTCAGCCATTTACACCAGGTCGATGCAATGATAGTCGGCGCCGACCAGCAGCTCTGGTTATCTAGCGGCATGCAGGCGCGCCTGGGTCAAGCCTAG
- a CDS encoding diguanylate cyclase, giving the protein MGIRFKLLLTFVLCFGLMAALNLAQLEHNMSASYDAIERREMIENSNRMLQGIQAELLALSLQSADWAAWNATYEFAQKPDPVWAEENIGVNAMKPVHFSMVLVVDAKAKLLLFETRSASGQSLNLPELSSGPYFALFSADANGGTPQCGLMQSQAGLMLVCRARISRNDGSGEFVGNLVAGRLLDQTLVSKLREQTQLKFELHEQRGMPQGLQIWPEPASAAVNIGSQSLMFAHGKDLYHFYYQLQDVLKQNVGILTLDVSRDLTKQGNLLYRNVAQLFVLTALGTALLLGFFIHHLLIRRLRVLTNELTTLEQQSTWHTRIKLSGSDELGQLSSGINKLLALIEQQVTSLKLLSLTDPLTALPNRREFDARLRQEFARQKRQRIPLALLTIDVDYFKFYNDHYGHPAGDLILKEIAEILASAVSRSSDLAARIGGEEFCLLLPDTDAAGAVLLAESIRSKLQARNLPHVASLLSDRVTLSIGGAIAGDESIEAFVSRTDHALYRAKHEGRDRVCFDAGATE; this is encoded by the coding sequence ATGGGAATACGCTTCAAACTACTACTCACCTTCGTTCTCTGTTTTGGTCTTATGGCCGCACTCAATCTGGCTCAGCTTGAGCACAATATGAGTGCCAGTTACGATGCCATAGAGCGCCGCGAGATGATAGAGAATTCAAACCGTATGCTACAAGGCATACAGGCCGAACTGCTGGCGCTGAGCTTACAAAGCGCGGACTGGGCCGCATGGAATGCGACCTACGAATTTGCCCAAAAACCTGACCCGGTCTGGGCTGAAGAAAATATAGGCGTGAACGCCATGAAACCGGTACACTTTTCTATGGTGCTGGTTGTTGACGCAAAGGCTAAGCTACTCTTGTTTGAAACTCGCTCGGCGTCGGGCCAGAGCCTGAATCTACCAGAGCTTAGTAGCGGTCCCTACTTCGCACTGTTCAGCGCAGACGCTAACGGTGGTACACCGCAATGTGGACTGATGCAAAGCCAGGCTGGCCTGATGTTAGTCTGTCGTGCGCGCATCAGCCGTAACGACGGCAGCGGTGAGTTTGTCGGTAACCTGGTGGCCGGGCGCTTGCTGGATCAGACCCTGGTAAGCAAGTTGCGCGAGCAAACCCAATTAAAGTTCGAATTACATGAACAACGCGGCATGCCGCAAGGCCTGCAAATATGGCCTGAGCCAGCAAGCGCTGCGGTGAATATTGGCAGTCAGTCACTGATGTTCGCGCACGGAAAAGACCTTTACCACTTCTACTACCAGTTACAGGATGTGTTAAAACAAAACGTCGGAATCCTGACGCTGGATGTCTCACGTGATCTCACCAAACAAGGCAATCTTCTGTACCGAAATGTAGCTCAGCTGTTTGTCTTGACCGCACTGGGGACCGCGCTCTTGCTTGGGTTTTTCATACATCATCTGCTGATCCGCCGCCTGCGCGTGCTCACCAATGAACTGACGACCCTAGAGCAACAATCCACCTGGCATACCCGCATTAAACTATCTGGCTCCGACGAATTAGGGCAATTATCCTCTGGCATTAATAAATTGCTGGCGCTGATCGAGCAGCAAGTCACTAGCCTCAAATTGCTGTCCTTGACTGATCCCTTGACCGCTCTGCCTAATCGTCGCGAATTTGATGCCCGATTAAGGCAAGAGTTTGCGCGGCAAAAACGACAGCGGATACCGCTGGCTTTGCTCACTATCGATGTCGACTATTTTAAATTTTATAACGATCATTACGGCCATCCCGCCGGTGACCTGATTCTTAAAGAAATTGCCGAGATATTGGCTAGTGCGGTTTCACGTAGTAGCGATCTGGCAGCGCGCATAGGCGGAGAAGAGTTTTGCCTACTACTGCCCGACACGGATGCTGCCGGCGCAGTGCTGCTGGCAGAAAGCATACGAAGCAAACTACAAGCACGCAATTTGCCGCATGTGGCCTCTCTGCTTAGCGATCGCGTGACACTCAGTATCGGTGGCGCCATAGCCGGTGACGAAAGCATAGAGGCGTTTGTGAGCCGCACCGATCATGCCTTGTACCGCGCCAAACATGAAGGCCGCGATCGGGTCTGTTTTGATGCCGGCGCAACAGAATAA
- a CDS encoding DUF3147 family protein, protein MLWIITKYLITAGVVVLVSELAKRSDRLGGLIAALPLVTILTLIWLHLEHQSEQKIANHAWYTFWYVVPTLPMFLVFPWLLPRLGFWLTLLASAVISIVSFGLFTLIARRFGIELL, encoded by the coding sequence ATGCTCTGGATCATCACTAAATATTTAATAACGGCCGGTGTAGTGGTACTCGTTTCTGAGCTGGCCAAACGTAGCGACCGGCTAGGCGGCCTGATCGCGGCGCTGCCTTTGGTGACCATCCTCACCCTGATCTGGCTGCATCTGGAACACCAGTCCGAGCAGAAGATCGCCAATCATGCCTGGTACACGTTTTGGTATGTGGTGCCGACCTTGCCTATGTTTCTGGTCTTCCCTTGGTTGCTGCCGCGTCTGGGATTTTGGCTGACCTTGTTGGCCAGTGCGGTGATCTCTATCGTCAGCTTCGGCCTGTTCACACTGATCGCCCGGCGTTTTGGTATTGAATTGTTGTAA
- a CDS encoding HAD family hydrolase: MQKRRSLLTGGVLAGLAAVTSASEAFAKPTKTTGLVLDQAKWSKRNHAQLQALIERNGTTSASYNAKRRPYAVFDWDNTSIMNDTEEALLMYQINTLSFKLNPAEFSAIIRQNVPAGPFVADFKNAAGAIVDLESVCSDLDSDYQFLFDNSDKFKGSKKLEEIRETLQFQDFRAKLYFLYEAVNETHGVKVGYPWVIYFFTNMSVAEVQKLAEASNDHNLGLGLNKTKYTSPAALSGKAGVVSVAHFHGIRLCTEIASLMDAFRQSGIDVYVSTASLEDVVAVFATTPKYGYHVKREHVLGLRLESADGVLQNKYKKDWPLNWGPGKTEVIKRELVASKGYGPVFVAGDSDGDYDMLRDFSDTQLGLIVNRLKKGKIGDLSKLASEQLNEKKPRFLLQGRFEMTGNWLPAETSIKYGKSAETLLA, encoded by the coding sequence TTGCAAAAACGTCGTTCACTCCTGACCGGTGGCGTGCTCGCGGGTCTGGCTGCTGTCACCAGCGCCAGCGAAGCCTTCGCCAAACCGACCAAGACCACAGGTCTGGTCCTCGATCAAGCCAAGTGGAGCAAGCGCAATCACGCCCAATTGCAAGCGCTGATCGAGCGCAATGGCACAACCAGCGCCAGCTACAACGCCAAGCGCCGCCCGTACGCCGTGTTTGACTGGGATAACACCAGCATCATGAACGACACCGAAGAAGCCTTGCTGATGTACCAGATCAACACCTTGTCGTTCAAGCTCAACCCGGCGGAATTTAGCGCCATCATCCGCCAGAACGTACCGGCCGGGCCTTTTGTGGCCGACTTTAAAAATGCCGCTGGAGCCATCGTTGATCTCGAATCGGTTTGCAGCGACCTCGATAGCGACTACCAATTTTTATTCGACAATTCGGATAAATTTAAAGGTAGCAAGAAGCTAGAAGAAATCCGCGAGACCCTGCAGTTTCAGGATTTCCGCGCCAAGCTGTATTTTTTGTATGAAGCCGTCAATGAAACCCATGGCGTTAAAGTCGGCTACCCGTGGGTGATCTACTTCTTCACCAATATGTCGGTGGCCGAAGTGCAAAAACTGGCGGAAGCCTCGAACGATCATAATCTGGGCTTGGGACTGAACAAGACCAAATACACCAGCCCGGCAGCCCTGAGCGGCAAAGCCGGTGTGGTCAGCGTGGCGCATTTTCACGGCATCCGCCTGTGCACCGAGATCGCCAGCCTGATGGATGCGTTCCGCCAGAGTGGCATCGACGTCTACGTCAGCACCGCCTCATTGGAAGACGTGGTCGCGGTATTTGCCACCACGCCTAAATACGGTTACCACGTCAAGCGTGAACACGTCCTCGGCCTGCGCCTGGAAAGCGCCGACGGCGTACTGCAAAACAAATACAAGAAAGACTGGCCATTGAACTGGGGCCCGGGCAAGACCGAAGTCATCAAGCGCGAACTGGTCGCCAGCAAAGGCTACGGCCCGGTATTCGTCGCCGGTGACAGCGATGGCGACTACGACATGCTGCGCGATTTCTCTGACACGCAATTGGGTCTGATCGTGAATCGCCTGAAAAAAGGCAAGATCGGTGATTTATCAAAACTGGCCTCAGAACAACTGAACGAGAAAAAACCCCGCTTCCTGTTGCAAGGCCGTTTTGAAATGACAGGCAACTGGCTACCAGCAGAAACCAGTATCAAGTACGGAAAATCCGCGGAGACTTTGCTGGCTTGA
- a CDS encoding GNAT family N-acetyltransferase, whose product MPVLRPMSDTEYATWSELSIKDYAAAKIVSGEWAESESLALARKENSELLPLGLHTADNHLFMITNAEAQAVGVLWYAVRHKFNASIAYVYSVEVWPEHQRQGHASRAFLALEEEVRSRGLSGIALHVFGHNKTAQALYAKLGYQPTNINLFKPVPAAAI is encoded by the coding sequence ATGCCAGTACTGCGCCCCATGTCCGACACCGAATACGCAACTTGGTCCGAGCTATCGATCAAAGACTATGCCGCTGCCAAAATTGTATCTGGCGAGTGGGCAGAATCAGAGTCGCTGGCCTTGGCGCGCAAGGAGAATAGTGAACTCCTGCCGCTGGGTTTGCACACGGCGGACAATCACTTATTCATGATTACCAATGCCGAGGCGCAAGCGGTGGGCGTATTGTGGTACGCCGTCAGGCATAAGTTTAATGCGTCAATCGCCTATGTCTACAGTGTTGAGGTATGGCCCGAGCATCAGCGGCAAGGCCACGCCTCGCGTGCCTTCCTCGCCTTAGAGGAAGAAGTGCGCAGCCGCGGCCTTAGCGGCATCGCCTTGCATGTGTTTGGGCATAATAAAACCGCCCAGGCGCTGTACGCCAAACTGGGATACCAGCCCACCAATATCAATCTGTTTAAGCCAGTTCCGGCGGCCGCGATTTAA
- a CDS encoding DUF7010 family protein — translation MQLSISEQQQQEMRHAYYDGAPGILVSSLVWMAAALVCYRLGMNQAVWTLLIGGAFIYPISLIVTKALGRAATTSKANALNQLGMASTIWLILCCAMAYGLFLLKPGLFFPAMMATIGSRYLVFASLYGKSVYWLIGVSLILAANLVFFLALTPVVAAGLGGLIELLFAVLVFSKASKLAQ, via the coding sequence ATGCAACTTTCCATCAGCGAACAGCAGCAACAAGAGATGCGCCACGCCTACTATGACGGCGCCCCGGGTATCCTGGTCTCTAGCCTGGTGTGGATGGCAGCCGCACTGGTGTGTTACCGGCTCGGGATGAATCAGGCGGTATGGACGCTGCTGATAGGCGGTGCGTTCATTTATCCGATTAGCCTGATTGTGACCAAGGCGCTAGGACGAGCCGCGACGACCAGCAAAGCCAATGCGCTTAACCAGCTTGGGATGGCGTCGACAATTTGGCTTATCCTGTGCTGCGCGATGGCCTATGGTCTTTTTCTTTTAAAGCCAGGCTTATTTTTTCCAGCAATGATGGCAACGATAGGAAGCCGCTACCTGGTCTTTGCCAGTCTGTATGGCAAATCAGTTTACTGGCTAATCGGGGTGAGCCTGATACTCGCCGCCAATCTGGTCTTCTTCTTAGCGCTAACGCCCGTTGTCGCCGCAGGGCTGGGCGGATTGATTGAGCTTCTGTTTGCGGTTTTGGTGTTTTCAAAAGCTAGCAAGTTAGCGCAGTAG
- a CDS encoding ABC transporter ATP-binding protein gives MHAVSNLAVSNPAASNPAVSNQIAVVELRNVYKSYRLGSHLVRALQGVDLSVQRGELLALTGPSGSGKSTILNLCGMIDTADSGEVWLGGVSIADLNETQRTLQRRDSIGFIFQSFNLVPVMTVAENVDYPLFLTGVPLDERRERVAAQLKAVGLHEHAQHLPDALSGGQRQRVAIARALIKRPSLVIADEPTASLDSHTADQVLDLMRERGHAEGAAFVIASHDERLTRRSDRILSLLDGKLQ, from the coding sequence ATGCACGCAGTCAGCAATCTGGCCGTAAGCAATCCGGCCGCCAGCAATCCAGCAGTAAGCAATCAGATTGCAGTGGTGGAACTGAGAAATGTGTATAAATCGTATCGCCTGGGCAGCCATCTGGTGCGCGCTTTGCAAGGCGTGGATTTATCGGTGCAACGCGGTGAGTTATTGGCGCTGACCGGGCCATCCGGCAGCGGCAAAAGTACCATTTTGAATCTGTGCGGCATGATCGATACCGCTGATTCTGGTGAGGTCTGGTTGGGTGGCGTGTCTATCGCCGATCTGAACGAAACTCAGCGCACTTTGCAGCGTCGCGACAGCATAGGTTTTATCTTCCAGAGCTTTAATCTGGTGCCTGTGATGACGGTGGCTGAGAACGTCGATTACCCGCTGTTTTTGACCGGTGTGCCTTTGGACGAAAGGCGTGAACGGGTGGCGGCGCAACTTAAAGCGGTTGGTCTGCATGAGCATGCCCAGCATTTGCCAGATGCGCTTTCTGGCGGCCAAAGACAAAGGGTGGCGATCGCGCGTGCCCTGATCAAACGTCCTAGTCTGGTGATCGCTGACGAACCGACTGCCAGTCTGGATTCGCACACGGCTGATCAAGTGCTCGACTTGATGCGTGAACGCGGGCATGCCGAAGGTGCGGCTTTTGTGATTGCCAGTCACGACGAGCGCTTGACCCGGCGCAGCGACAGAATTCTTTCCTTACTCGATGGGAAACTGCAATGA
- a CDS encoding ABC transporter permease has translation MKLFSFDSTWLKFAFYNALRNRRRSMVTVLVAALGTASILLAGGFAYSSYEGLAQAAARSSGHLVIGNPAHFVAEEDLPLQHGIANAAQLQSTILADPAVRYVLPRVEFTGLISNGDKSTIMMAVGIDPDAEFAVKGPFLSVKEGAILASNVSQAEIVLGDALARSLKAKPGSSLTLMTSTADGALNALDVLVKGVVSTGIPDMDKRLVYTDIKTAQKLLNSQRVSSLGVFLNSMEATNSAQLRLAAALPAMTVQTWLDQAFFYKSVRDLYDRIFGALGLIISLIVVFVVANAMAMAIIERTREIGSLRAMGTLPGQLIRSFSFEGMFLGGSGALLGALLAVSVALLLTVFPVQMPPPPGRSTGYPLMVSIDAGLYFGTIFMMIILSMLSAAWIARRTMRQAIVVALAHN, from the coding sequence ATGAAACTCTTTTCTTTTGATAGCACCTGGTTGAAATTTGCTTTTTACAATGCGCTGCGCAATCGTCGTCGTTCTATGGTGACGGTGCTGGTGGCGGCCTTGGGTACGGCGTCGATATTGCTGGCGGGTGGCTTTGCGTATTCGTCTTACGAGGGTTTGGCACAGGCTGCGGCGCGTAGTTCTGGCCACCTAGTGATAGGAAATCCTGCGCATTTCGTGGCGGAAGAAGACCTGCCTTTGCAACACGGCATAGCAAACGCGGCGCAATTGCAAAGCACGATTTTAGCCGACCCGGCGGTGCGTTATGTCTTGCCCCGAGTCGAGTTTACTGGCTTGATCAGCAATGGCGATAAGTCCACCATCATGATGGCGGTGGGGATAGATCCGGATGCCGAGTTTGCCGTTAAGGGCCCATTTTTAAGCGTGAAAGAGGGCGCGATTTTGGCTAGCAATGTCAGCCAGGCCGAGATCGTTTTGGGCGATGCGCTGGCACGTAGTTTAAAGGCCAAGCCGGGTAGTAGCCTCACTTTGATGACCAGCACTGCTGATGGCGCCTTAAATGCGCTCGACGTGTTAGTCAAAGGGGTGGTCTCGACTGGCATACCGGACATGGATAAACGCCTGGTGTACACCGATATCAAGACTGCGCAAAAACTCTTGAACAGCCAGCGGGTATCGAGTCTGGGCGTGTTTTTAAACTCTATGGAGGCGACCAATAGTGCCCAGCTTAGACTGGCTGCGGCACTGCCGGCGATGACGGTGCAGACCTGGTTGGATCAGGCTTTCTTTTATAAATCGGTACGCGATTTGTATGACCGCATCTTCGGTGCTTTGGGTCTCATCATCAGTTTGATTGTGGTGTTTGTGGTGGCCAATGCGATGGCGATGGCAATCATAGAGCGGACGCGGGAAATCGGCAGCTTACGTGCCATGGGTACCTTGCCGGGCCAATTGATACGCAGCTTTTCTTTCGAAGGCATGTTTTTGGGCGGTAGCGGTGCGCTGCTGGGGGCTTTGCTGGCAGTGAGTGTGGCCTTGTTATTGACAGTATTCCCGGTACAGATGCCACCGCCACCGGGCCGCTCTACTGGTTACCCTTTGATGGTGAGCATTGATGCCGGTCTGTATTTTGGGACGATTTTTATGATGATCATTTTATCCATGCTGTCGGCAGCCTGGATCGCCCGCCGCACCATGCGCCAAGCTATCGTGGTGGCCTTGGCCCACAATTAA
- a CDS encoding outer membrane lipoprotein-sorting protein has protein sequence MKKLLTDRLKITLFVPLLTSATLSTAAMAEDVSALLKAADQFRLASDEMQVETQISTYNRDGSKEKERRYMVFSQKTHQSLVLMQSPAEAGQKVLMLGDDFWMLMPGSQRPLRITPMQKLLGDASIGDIATMSWSQDYAGKLVAEEPCEAPAAVGQTQAQTQTCLRLSLDATRKSAAYQHIDLWLGKAKHEPIKADLYVQSEKLAKRASFVMDKTQVPAVVSEMVLLDQLSSHKETRVRYLSRKPRSIPEQWLNPMFLAKNPSLE, from the coding sequence ATGAAAAAACTATTAACAGACCGATTGAAAATTACGCTATTTGTCCCGCTACTTACTAGCGCGACCTTGAGTACTGCGGCCATGGCTGAAGATGTGAGTGCCTTGTTGAAAGCGGCCGATCAGTTTCGTCTTGCAAGTGATGAGATGCAGGTAGAAACCCAGATCAGCACCTATAACCGCGATGGCAGCAAGGAAAAAGAGCGGCGCTATATGGTGTTTTCGCAAAAAACACATCAGTCTCTGGTGCTGATGCAAAGCCCCGCTGAAGCCGGGCAAAAAGTGTTGATGCTGGGGGATGATTTTTGGATGTTAATGCCGGGTAGTCAGCGTCCCTTGCGGATTACGCCTATGCAAAAATTGTTGGGTGATGCTTCTATCGGCGATATCGCCACCATGAGCTGGTCGCAGGATTATGCCGGTAAATTAGTCGCAGAAGAGCCGTGCGAAGCGCCCGCTGCAGTCGGACAAACCCAAGCGCAGACGCAAACCTGTTTGCGTTTAAGCCTGGATGCCACGCGTAAATCGGCGGCGTATCAGCATATCGACTTATGGTTAGGCAAAGCTAAGCATGAGCCTATCAAGGCAGATCTGTATGTGCAATCGGAGAAGCTGGCCAAACGCGCTAGTTTTGTGATGGATAAAACGCAAGTGCCGGCGGTGGTCAGTGAGATGGTGTTGCTGGATCAATTGAGTAGCCACAAAGAGACCCGAGTGCGCTATCTAAGCCGCAAGCCACGCAGCATCCCCGAGCAATGGCTAAATCCTATGTTTTTGGCCAAAAATCCTAGTCTAGAGTAG